CACACGTTCGCGAATGGCAGCGTCGGTATCGCCGCTGTCGGCCAGTCGCTTGTAGGCGGTCTGCGCGTTATCCAGTTCTTCGATCGACGCCTGCCTGTCCGTGAACATCATGCTGATCGCGGTATCCAGCAGCCGGTCTGCCTGTCGCAGTCTCGCCCACGTTGCGATTTCCGTTCCGGGAAAGTTGTCGGCCACGTCGCGAAACAATTCCGGCTGAGACGTGTTGCTGCTGGATGACGGCGATACCGCCGCCATCAATTCCCGCGAAGCATCAGCGTTCTCCGGCTGCATCCGTTGCACAAAAACGACGATGGCAGCGATCGCCAGAACCGCCGCGACCGAATAAATCAAGGCGGTTCCATACTGCTCAAAAAACGGTTTCGTTCGACGGAGCGCGAGTTCAAGCTGGGTCTGGTCGTGATGATGGCTGTAATGTTTGTCCGACATGTCCTGGGACATCTTTCCGTGTGAGACTGATCCCGGCGGGGAAACCTGAACGGAACTCGTTTCCGCTACCCGGTTTCCGGCCAAAGGCGAAGTATAGGAACGCCGGGGAAATCCGGTCAAGCTGGGTCGCGGGCATGGAATTCGGGTGTCGGAAACTGCCCGAACGCGCGGCCCGCGGCGTTTCGAATTCCGCATCGGCGCAGCGCGGCGCGTATCAGTCCGCCGGAACGCAGCGGTTCAATGCCCACGCGCGCAGGGATTCGATCCGCTCGGCCATCAGAACCGACAGCGGCCTGGTTTCCGCGACGGCTGCAAGGATGTCGTCCGTCGTCAGTTCACGGTCCGCGGCGAATGCTCGAAACAGCCCGGAAACGATGGCCTGTTCGATTTCCGATCCTGTCAGATCCTTTGACGCGTCGGTCAGCTCGTCCAGATGGAATTGACTGTGATCCCGGCCGCGGCGTTTCAGATGGATCGAAAAAATCTGCCTGCGCGCGTCGACGCCGGGAAGATCGATGAAGAAAACTTCGTCGAATCGCCCCTTTCGCATCAGTTCCGGCGGCAGTGCCGAAATGTCGTTGGCCGTTGCAACGATGAAGATGGGTTCGCGATGATCCTGCATCCATGACAGCAGTGTTCCGAACATTCGCTGGGAAAGGCCGCCGTCCGCGGATGATGTCGCCGCCGACGCAAACGCTTTCTCAATTTCGTCGATCCACAGCACGACGGGAGCCATCGCTTCGGCCTGCTGGATCGCCTGCCGCAACTGGTTCTCACTTTCGCCGACATACTTCTGATACAGCACGCCGGGATCAAGCCGCAGCAGCGGCATTTGCCAGTCGGCCGCAACGGCTTTTGCACACAGACTCTTGCCGCAGCCCGGAACGCCAAGCATCAGAACTCCGCGAGGCGGCTGGATGCCAAATTGTCGCGCCTTTTCTGTAAATCCGCCGCGACGCTGAGCCAGCCATTTCTTCAGGCCGTGCAGGCCGCCGACTTCGCTGATATCAAAGTCGATCGTCATCGATTCCAGCGAACCTGCGCTTTCCAGCAGTCGCCGCTTGGCATCAATCACCCGCTGCAGGTCGCTGGTGTTCAGTGTCTGATCGTCCAGAATGATGGACTCGACCACCTGGACAGCTTCGGACCGCGTAAGTCCGCGAAGGTTCAGCACGAGCTGTTCGAATTCGGACTTCTTCAGTTCGGCGGACACGTCACCGCTGAGCGACCGTTTCAGTCGCTGGTACGTCGACTTCACTATGGCGTTGAGTTCGTCGGAATTCGGAAGCCCCGGACGCCACGGCACCGCCAGTCGCCGCACTCGCGGATGCAGCGATTCTTCGTCCAGCAGAATCAGGCAGGCTCGTTCTCCGTCGGTCTCGGCGACAAAGTCCGCCAGCAGACGACGCACCAGCGGCTGAGTCGTAAACGGCGCGAGTCCCCGGAAACAGCCCACAAGAGGACGTTTCTGCCGAAGCAGGTGCTGCAAGGCTCGCTCGGGCTTTTCCGTCCCGGCGATGGGAGCGGGTTCCGGAGTAACCGGCGAGTAAACTTCGATGCCGCGCGACAGGGACCAGTCAAAAAGGTTGCGATCGAGTTCCTTCGCAATCTCGCTGATGGTCTCAAATTCCGTCGCTTCGTCGGTGCTGGCCAGGCTGATCAGCGTGTGCCGGCTGTTGATCAGCGAAAGCAGTTCATTCAGCATTCTGATCAGCCTCTGGCGCCTTTCGAATCGAATCGCATGGTCACGCAGCGTAGCGTTTCGCAGAATGGAACCGCAAACGGATCGGGACTAAGCATTCTGTCATCCTGTGTCGCAATCCCGCAGCGCGACCCCGCCGCCGAGCGTGGAACAGATACCGGCGACAGGAACGCCAATCGACCAGGCTCGTGCGATTCACTGACTGCGAAGCGCCTGCCGCCGGACGAATGCGGCGTAGTCCTGCGGCGTATCAATTCCAGACGACGCATGCTGAGTCACCGCCACGGCGATGCGAGCACCGGACTGCAGTGCTCGCAGCTGTTCCAGCCGTTCCAGCAGTTCCAGCGACGAAGGCGGCATGGTTGTCAGACGCAGCAGAAAGTCCCGGCGATACGCGTACAAGCCGATGTGCAGCAGCCAGGGAGACGCGGTTTCGCCGGACAGAACTTCGTCAATCGAAACATCGCGGGAGAATGGAATCGGCGAGCGGCTGAAATACATCGCCTGACCCGAGTCGCTGACAACCACCTTCACGCACCCCGGATCGCGAACAACGGACGATTCTGTGATCGGTGTGGCGACGGTCGCCATTTCGCAGTCCGACGACATCAGCGCCGCGTGCAGTTCGGAGACGACAACCGGTGACAGTTCCGGTTCGTCTCCCTGCAGGTTGACAACGATTTCCGCGTCGTCGCAACATCGCCGGACCACTTCGGCAATGCGATCCGTGCCGCTGGGATGATCGCCCGTCATTTCCGCTCGGCCGCCGAATTCCCTGACGACGCGGGCAATCTCGTCGCTGTCCGTGGCCACGATCACGTCGTCCAGAACGCTGCATTCCGTGGCGATTCGCCAGACGTATTCGATCAGCGGACGACCGGTTTCTGAAAGCAGCAGCTTGCGCGGCAGTCGCGTCGACTGCAGCCTGGCGGGAATGATGCCGACGGTCTTCATGGCGTGATATAGCTGAGAATTTCCATGATTTCATCCTGAGAAAACTTATCCAGCAGCGCTTTGGGCATCATGGAAACGGATGACTGAACAATTTCGTCGATATCGTCCCTGTTGATCGTGACCGGCTCCGGCACTTCCGGATTGACCAGCAGCGAAATCGAGTTGCTGTCTTCCGCTTTCAACAGGCCGGACACGGTCGTTCCATCCAGCTTAATCACAACTCGGACCGCGTACTTCGGGTCGATCCGGTATGACGGTTCCAGTATCTCGCGAAGGATTCCGCGCCGATCGCCTTTCCAGCGCTTCAGAACATCGGTGAGTTCCGGGCCGACGGCCCCGCCTTCGCTGTTCAGTTTGTGGCAGCCCAGGCACGTTGCGTCGCGAAACAGCTTCGCGCCGATTTCCGGACTGCGACCGCGCAGCACGTCGGTCAGATCCGCCGGCATATCGTCGATCGTCCAGTTCTTCACGAATGATCGATTGTTGCCCAGCGGATCTTTGGGAATCGTCGGGTTCCTCAGCCATTCGTCGAGATCCGTCACCACGATCATCACGCCGTACATTCGCATCCAGTGCCGCGGAAATGTGCAGACGTAGGGATATTCGCCCGGTTCGTCAGGAGCCGTGAATGTCAGGCTCTCGTGCTGACCGGCGTTGACCATCTTCATGGCATACATCACGTCCGGAGTATCGGGAACGTAGAGTTGTCCGTTGAGTCCCGGATTGGTGCCCAGGGCCGCGCCGGCAAGTGCGACGTCCTTCATGGTGTCCGGACGCGTAATGACAAAGTTGTGCGGCATCAGGTCTTCGTTGAACAGCACGATCTGCACGGGACGGCCCGCTTCCACGGCGAACACGGTTGTGTCGTAACGCATCTCCTCTTCGACCGTCTGAATGCGAACAACGCGAACGGTGACGGCTCGCAGACGTTCGCGGTATGGCTTCGCCAGTTCCGGCGGAATTTCGGTCAGTAACTGGTCTGCCAGATCCATGGCGTCGATGAATTCAGCGGACGTGCGTTCTGCGGCCGGCGTTGTTTCCGCGAATGTCACCAGCGTGCGGACGACCGTGTTCGCGACGTCGGCATCGCGAGCGTCCTTCGGAAGTTTCAGTAGCCCGCGAACAGCAGGCGTTCGCAGAGTCGGATTGCTGACAAATACCGCCAGTCGCTGAAACGTGTCACCGCGATTCTCCGGAATGGCGACAACAGCATTGATTGCCGCGCGACGGATGGATTCGGGTTGTGCATCGTCCAGAAACGGCAAAACGGAATCTCTCAGCGGCCGGTTGTCGGGAATCAGCGTCACTGCATTCAGCCACGATTCCCGCGCGGCCGGATCGCGGCCTGCCAGTGAGTTGGATTCGGACAGATTGCCGGCCGCGATCAGACCCGCCATGCCGGTCACTCGCGCCAATTCGTTGTTCGATACCGCCGCCTGCGCCAGTCGCTGCTGCATGGCACTCAGTTCCGCGGCCGGATGCTTCAGCAGCATTTGCGATAACTGGCCCGCGACACGTTTTTCGTCGCCGTTCTGTGGATCGAGCGATTCGACAGCCGACAGCAGAACGTCCGTAACGGAGGATTCCTGCATTATTGCGAGCGCGTCGGCGGCTTCTTCACGCATTCCCACGGCGAGTCCCGGCCGCACCAAAATTGCCCGATAGACGGGTATGTAACGAGGATCATCGGTCGCCCGCTCAACGAGCAGCAACTGAGCGTTACTCAATCGCTTGAGCTGGTATTCGACAATTCGCGGACTCTTGTCGAGAAACACCCGCGGACGCTCGACCGGCGGATCACCGTGGTCGTGATGATGATGGTCCACGTCCCCGCCGACGTCGCCGTGTTCGTGCTGCTGAGCAAACACAGTCGGCTGAACGATCAAACCTGCACCGAACAGGATCGGAACCATCGCAGCTCTGAAAGAAGGGAAACGTGTCTCGGCAGGCATCGAACAGTAACTTTGCGGAAGGCGGGAACAGATCGCGTCGGGCTGGAATTCTTATGCACAGAGCGGGAGGAATCCTAACGGCGTCCGCGGCCAAATTCCTGTCAAAAAAGGCCATCGATCCGAGGACTCACGGAGTCTCAACGCATATCGGGAATCGCAGGAACAGACATTTTCCTTCACAGGCTGATTGAGCGCGGTTCGAGTTCGGGAATGCCACGAACATCCAGGGCACACGCGTTGGTTCGCCGACGACGTCCCGAGCCGGGGCAATGGCCGCAATGACGTCGTCCACAAGGATGATTCGATGTTGCCATCGGCGCGACAAAGGCAGCGGTCACGTCTGGCAGGGCCGTTCCAGGGCGTTTCCTGTCCAGTGCGAAGAAAACTCTGGAATGAGCGTTAGCCACCGACCGTGAAACCGGTCGCATCCGAGTTCCGTTTCGCACGCGAATTCGCTCCTCCGCGAGCTGCGCGACGTCAGTTCGCAGGCGCGTTTGGAAAACGGCACACAGCGGAAGGGATGACGGGCCGTTTGTGGTATGGTGACGATCATGTGGGGATCTACGCCGCACGTGGCCCGAATCGCGGAGCACCAGCTTTACACAATCGTCCGTAAACAATTCCCTGAGTCTTCGGCTGACCATCCGGCAGCGGTTACGGTTTCGAACAAAGTCACCGACAGCTGCTTGATCGTACAAGTCGTCCAGAAGAGGTTGAAGAAATGACTGCGAACCCGGTTAAGACCTCAGACGATCGTGATGCTTCTCACCGACGCCGGGCCACAGCTTCGATTTTCCGAAACGCGCCCCGCAGAGACACGTACGAAAACACAAGCAGGCAATTACCCGCGAACCGGACGGATGGACCGCAATCTCTTGTCCAGGTTTCGATTAGCGAAACTGGGCGGCTGATCTGCCTAACTGCGGCTGCCGTGTTGCTCCTCAATAGCGTCACGGAAATTGGCGGCGCCGCAGCGCAGCAACAGGCAGGGAGTCCGGTTTCCGACCAACCGGACGCAAAGGGAATCGCCAACCGAGACGCTGGTGTAATCACGGCCGGCGGACGCGTGCTCGCCCCAGACGGAAAACCACTGGCAAAAGCCCAAATCTGGTTGCAGCGCGTCTTCGTCGGCGCGCTGGTCGACGAACACCTTCGGCGAGAACATAAGTCTGGCGCGGAATTAGGCTGGAATGAATGGATTGAGGTTGCCTCAACGGACTCAACAGGTGATTTCCGGCTTGAGGTGAATCGTGCCGAGTGGAACGCTGTCACGAATCCGTCGCCGCCTCAACTTGCCGCGACGGCCGAAGGATTTGGCTTCGGTCTGTCACCCCTTACCGCGAGGGCTGACAAACAGAGCCTTACCGGCGTAACGATTGAAACGGTCAGGGATTTGCCGATCATCGGCCGCATGCTGACGTCGGACGGCCAGCCCGCCGCGGAGACCGCCGTTCATGTGTTGTTCGTTCGCCCGCCCGGTGAACCGCCACTGGACGACTATATTGCTGAAGTTCGCTCCGGGGGCTCTCGGTATTCGTTCTTCGACCGGCGGTCGACCTTGGCGCCCGGGTTACCGGCTGTCGGGAAAGTGGATAGGCGCTTCGGTCAGCCGAATGCGGTGACAGATGAGGACGGTCGTTTTGTCCTGAACGGAATCGGAGCCGATCGAATCGTACATCTGCTCATCGCGGGTCCCTCAATTCCGTCGGAAACAATCGTTGTGGTGACGCGCAACGGCTTTTTGCGCGTCTCTGCGCCGAACGCTGAGATCGAGCGTGAGACTTCGGGAATGCTGGCGGGAGGGGCCGGCGGTTTCGGACGTGCGTCGGAGCCAGATCTGCATCAATACTTCGCGCGCTTCAGCCACACCGGACGCCCAGCCCGTACGCTCACGGGAATTGTCCGCGATCGCGAAACTCACAAGCCAGTTGCCGGTGTTCAACTGGACGGAGACGGCATTCCCGCGACAACTGGTGCGGACGGACGCTACACAATCTCCGGCTACCCTAAGCAGAATGAGTATCAGGTCCGGTTAGACACGACTTCGGGACAGTATTTCAACATTGCGGTGCCAATACCGGACGCACCCGGGACCGGGCTCCTTGAATACGATATTGATCTTCCGAAAGGGATTACCGCTCGTGGTCGGGTGACGGACAGAGACACCGGTGAACCGTTCAAAGGCACGGTTGAATACAACCCATTGTTTCCGAACAAGCATCTCGAACGACAGCAACTCAACCAAGGCTCAAACTTCAATGCGATTCCTCGTTCGTCCGTGCCGATCGCCGCGGACGGAACGTACGAACTGCAGGTGCTTCCCGGCCCAGGGATCCTTCTGGTGCGCGACAGACATTATCTCTCCCAGGCCGCGTGGTTCGCTCGGAAGGAAATCTTCACGTCACCACGCATCGATCTGAAGCGTCTCGACGACGTGCTCGCGGGTGCGAACACGGAGGAGTGGATCAATACCGAAAGCCTCTTCCATATCGATTCCGGTCGCGGTGCGTTCAGCATGGATACTTCGGGCTGCAAAGCCCTCGCACTGATTGATCCACCCGATTCGCTGCTGGCCGCGCCGGACGCAGCAGACTCGTTAACGCAGGACTTGCAGGTCGTGCGCGGCCGGGACATACAGGGAATTGTTCTGGATCCGGACGGCAAACCCGCGCGAGAAGTCGTGGTGACAGGACTCTCGCTCGATCCCGTTCTCAAAGTGTTTCTCCAGGACGAACATTTTACTGTAAATTGCGTTTCGCCGGATGCACCGCGCCGTCTTGTCTTCACGAACCCAAAAAGACAGCTGTATGCCGAAGTGGAAATCAAACCGGGCCACGCTGGCAAACTCACTGTGCGTTTGAAGAATTCACAGCATTGATTCCGGCCGCGACCAGAAAAACGCGTCCGGCGTCTTTGTTGACCGGATAGGCGCGACCCGACATTTTGCGACATCAGACTTTACCGAAGAAGGAGTCGGGATCGCAAAAGCGGAACTCCGGATTTCGTCGCCGTCACTCTCCTCGATGACGAACTGCTGGCGACGTGATCGTTTGCCACAGTAGTCCCGCCAGCAGGATGGCGGCTCCGGACAACAGAGACTTCACATCGACGCTGAACGCCAGCAGCAAACATCCGGCCAGACCCAGTACCGCGATCCAGCGGGGAAAACGCCGGTCGGGAGCATCAAGCCGCAGCGCAGCGAGGTTTGTCAGGCCATAATACAGCAGCACCGTGAAGGGCGCTCAGCGACCATGTCCGTCCCGGACTGCCGATCGCGATCAGGCTTCCGATGATGACTCCCACCAGCAGAATCGCGGGCACCGGTTGCGAATTGGTGGACGCTACCTGTCCGAATTTGTCGGGAAGGTCTCCGCGCCGCGCCATCGCCAGCACGACTCGTGACAGTCCCAGAATCAGGTTCAGCAGAACTCCCAGCATGGCGCTCACGGCGCCGAACGTGATGATGCCAAGGCCAGTTCGTGACGCCGTGCCCTCCGCCAGCAGAGCGAGCGATTCAGCCGCCGGATGAGTTGATCCGGCAGACGCAAAAAACACCGCAACCGCGACGATTCCGTAAACCACCAGCGAACACAGCAGCGTGCCGATGATGGCTCGCGGGATATTGCGAGCGGGTTCAGTGATTTCTTCACCAAGCGTCGCGACTCGGCCGTATCCCGTGTACGCCACAAACATCAGTGCCGAAGCCCGGAACAGATCAGACAGGCTGGTGATCGGCGGAGGTCGCAGCATGACGGACACATCCGGAATCTGCGTCGAAAAAACGGCCACGCAAAAAACGCCCAGCCCGCCGACAGTCAGCAACACCAGCAACAGGTTCAGCCACGCACTGCGGCGAATTCCGCTCAACACGACGGCGACCATCAGCAGCAGCACGCCGAACGCGATCGGCAGGTGCAGCGATGTCGCAAGTTTCGCGGCATCGGTCAGGTATTGAGCGATCGCCAGCGTGGCTGTCGCGGCGGACGCAGACTTGGCACACAGAAACATCCATCCGGCGGCAAACCCCATTCGCGGCGACAACAACCGGTATCCGTATTCGTACGTCCCGCCGCTGACCGGATGAACGGCCGCCAACTGAGCACTGCTTAACGCGTTGCACGCGGCCAGCAAACCCGCGGCGGCCACGCACCACAGGATCGCGGATCCGCTGATCTGCGAAACTTCGAGGATACCGAAGTAGACTCCCGTTCCGAAGATCGATCCCAGCCCGAGCGCAACAGCGTGAAGCACTCCGATTTGTCTTTTCAGGGCAGGTTGCTGAGGGTCCTGGGACATTGCTGGCATTTCAGGTTCGATGTTTCAGCGGCATCGTACGGAAAGCAGAGTAGTGCTACTTCGCCGCCAGGAACAGGGGCGTGTCATTCCCGCGCAGGCAGGAATCCAGAGCGTCGAACACTGGAGACCCGCATGCGCGGGCATGACGCTCAACGACAGATTCACGTTCTGACAAATCTGCCAAAGCAGTAGTCGGTTCGTCGATGATCGTCAACGGCGCGAACGCTGACAAAACGTGTCAGCACCGGTTCCTGCTGCTACGCTTCGCCTGGCGAGTTGCGGCACCTCGCGGCAGAACGATCTGCGTCGTGGTCCGTGCGATTTCGAAACCACGTGACAAGGATTCCCGTTTTGACGATCGAATTTCGCGAAACGACAGATCTTCCGGCACAGTCCGTCCTGGCGCTGTACCGATCGAATCACTGGTCATCGGCCGAAAAGCCGGAACAGTTGCTTCGCGGCCTGAAGAATTCGCACGCGCTGGTAACGGCCTGGGACGGAGAAGCTCTTGTCGGACTGGCGAATTCGCTCTCCGATGGTTTTCTGGTCGTGTACTACTCTCACGTGCTGGTCCATCCAGAATATCGCCAGCAGGGTGTCGGCCGAGAGCTGATGTCGCGGCTGATGAAACGATACGAAGGATTCCACCAGCAGGTACTGATCGCGGATTCGAACGCTCAGGCATTCTTCCGATCGCTGGGCTTTGTTCCGGCCGGGGAAACACGGTCGATGTGGATATTTGACGGCAGCGAACACTGATTCGGCGACATCAGCCGGTACGTCATCCTGAATCGGCATCGGCTTCGGGTTTCTGCCCCCAGGATCGTCTCACGCGTCAGGCGAACGGTTGTCGACGTCATTCCGAGGAGGCCAGCGCGCATGCGACTCGGAATGATGCAGCCCTATTTCTTCCCGTATCTCGGCTACTTCGCGCTGATTGCCGCGACGGATCGCTGGGTTGTGTTTGACACGGCTCAGTACATTCGACGCGGCTGGGTGAATCGTAATCGAGTCCTGTCGACGGGTGCTGCAGGCTGGAAGTACGTCCGCGTGCCGGTGGCTTCAGGTCCGCGCAGTCGACGGATCGGTGACGTTCAGATCGCCGGAGATTCCGGCTGGCGCGAAGACATGCTGCGGCATCTCGACTGCTACCGTCTGCGGCGTGCTCCGTATTTCGACGAAACACACGCATTTCTGGCCGCGACGCTGAACAACTGCGGAAGGTCGCTGTGCGACACACTGGTTCAGTGCCAGAGTGAAACGTGTCGTTTCGTCGGATTAAAATTTCGGCCCGAGATCTTTTCGCAAACGGCGCTGTCGCACATCGAGGTCACGTCGCCGGGCGGCTGGGCTCTGGAAGTGTCACGACAGCTCGGCGCGGAACGGTACGTCAATCCGCCCGGCGGCCGCGGAATCTTTGACGTCGATCAGTTTGAAGCGGCCGGAGTCTCGCTGCAGATCCTGAACCATCGGCTGCCGCGCTACGATCAGGGCCAATCGGACTTCCTTCCCGGACTGTCGATCATTGACGTGCTGATGTGGAACGGTCGCGAACGCACGCGGGCGATGATTGACGACTACGACATCGAAACGCTGACCTCCGTGCATGCCAGCCGGGCAGCGTAGGCTTCTGGTCACGGAACGAATCATGCCACGCGGCAGCGAATCCGATCTCGACACCTGCTGCTTTTTGAAGCAGCACCTGGAACCGCGGTTTCGCGTCGTCGCGGAGCCTTCCGCACAGTACTACTCGGAATGGCAGTACCGGTACCGAATTCTTGACGGCGACAGACTGCTGCATGAACTGCACGGCGACTTTCGCGATACGGAACCGGGAAGTCTGATCACCGCTGCGAAGACGATCGTGGCGAATCTTGCGAACGGAACTGCGCAATCCGACGGTTGCGATTCGCAGTGGCAGGCGAGACCGACGTCGCTGCCCATCGCGTCGCGGCTGCCCCCGGAACGCACTGAGACCACGTATTTCAGTTCGGGCCGTGCGGCGTTCGCCTGGCTGATCGGGCAGGTGGTGCGACCGAGATGCGTTTATCTGCCTTCGTTCGTCTGCTGGTCGCTGATTTCCGCGATGCAGCGGCGCTTTCCGGATTCGACGCTGAAGTTCTATCCCGTCGATCGAGATCTGAGCTGCCGCTTTCCGGCTGCCGTCGACGAAGCGTCGGCTCTGGTGTTCGTCCACTATTTCGGACATCGCTGCGCGGCACCGAATCCCGTGGAAGGACTGACGCTGCTGGAGGATGCGTCGCACCTGCCGCTGGAACACGGCATCAGCACGGCGGACTATGTGTTCGGCAGTCTGCGCAAGGCTTACCGAACAGCCGACGGCGGCTTCCTCCGCGGCCGATTCAATCCGGTTTACGAGCCGGATCGACGAACTGACGCGTGGCTGCGACTGCAGGCTCGCGACTGGCGCGACATGCGCGAAGCGGAGAACATGACCGACCGTGACTGGTCGATTGCGGACATTTCCAGCCAGTCGCTGGCGGTGGTGCTGCAGACGGATACGGACCGCGTGCGACAGCAGCGACATGCGAACGACACATTTCTTTCGCAGCATGTGAATGTCGGAAGGCCATTGATTCAGTTTCGCAGCGACGACTGTCCTCTGTTGCACAATCGGCTGCTTGACAGTCGCCGGGACCGCGACGATCTGCGGTCATATCTGGCGTCGCGCGGCGTGTTCTGTTCGATTCACTGGCCGACGCATCCGTACCTGCTGCAGCGTCAGGATGATTTCGACGTGACGGACGCGGTCTGGCTGGAAAGCCACGTGCTGTCAATTCCGCTGTCGGAACACCTCGATGCGCGGCAGTTGGAAACGATCTGCAATGCCTGTGACGACTGGCAGCGAAGTGGAAGCTGACGCGCAAGTTCCCGTGGTCCTGCACGGCATGCCGCACAAGTTCCCGTTCGCGCCGACGTCCGGCCAATACGGCGCACGGGAAGATTCAAACCGGCACTGAACCGCGTCCGCACACGTGGCGTTTTCCCCCAGTTCCGGGGAAAAGAAAAACTCACCGCGCCGGCGCGTCGATGAACAGCGGGAGGCGATATCGATTGCGCGGCTTGAAACGGCTGCGGAGATGCGGGTTTTCAGCCGGATCAGGGACGATCAGTGGCGGCAGCGCAGGTTCAACAGAAACTGAACGACGGGATTCGCCGGCATCGCAGTGGCGATGTCGCCGAAGCCGCGCGGCTGTATTCGGAAGTGCTCGACGCCGAGCCTCAAAACCCTGACGCCTGGCACTTGTCCGGACTGATCGCCTTCCAGCACAACAAACACAACGACGCGGAAATCTGCATCCGTCATGCACTGAGCCTGCGTCCGAGTCAGGCCGATTTTCAGGCGAACCTGGCGTCCGTGCTGCTGGCGATGAACCGCGCTTCGGAAGCGGAACAGATCTGTCGCGGAGCACTAAAGCACCAGCCGCGACACGCCGCCGCGCTGCAGCGGCTCGGAAATTCACTCCTGAAGCAGAATCGGGCCGACGAAGCCGTGCAGGCGCTGAGTCTGGCGGTGGAACGCCATCCGGACAACTTCGATGCACAGTGCAACCTGGGCGCGGCACTGATCGAATCCGGTCAGCCGCAACAGGCAATTCGGTTTCTGCTTCGCGCGAAGGCGCTGAATCCGAATTCGATGCACGTCCATCTGAATCTGGGAGTCGCGCAGCGTGATTCGGGAAGTCTGGCTGCCGCCGCGGAAAGCCTAAATCGAGCTGTCGAGCTGGCGCCGGACTGCGCAGAGTGCTACGTGAATCGCGGCAACGTCTTCATGGATCAGGGCGACATACCGGCGGCACTGGCTGACTTCCGCCGCGCTGTGGAACGGAATCCCCGGCTGCCCACCGCGCTGAATGGACTCGGACGGGCATTGCAGGTTCTGGGCGAATGGCAGCAGGCTCAGGAAGCATTTGATCTGGCCTGCCGCCTGGACGCGCCGAA
The Planctomycetaceae bacterium genome window above contains:
- a CDS encoding GNAT family N-acetyltransferase, encoding MTIEFRETTDLPAQSVLALYRSNHWSSAEKPEQLLRGLKNSHALVTAWDGEALVGLANSLSDGFLVVYYSHVLVHPEYRQQGVGRELMSRLMKRYEGFHQQVLIADSNAQAFFRSLGFVPAGETRSMWIFDGSEH
- the kdsB gene encoding 3-deoxy-manno-octulosonate cytidylyltransferase → MKTVGIIPARLQSTRLPRKLLLSETGRPLIEYVWRIATECSVLDDVIVATDSDEIARVVREFGGRAEMTGDHPSGTDRIAEVVRRCCDDAEIVVNLQGDEPELSPVVVSELHAALMSSDCEMATVATPITESSVVRDPGCVKVVVSDSGQAMYFSRSPIPFSRDVSIDEVLSGETASPWLLHIGLYAYRRDFLLRLTTMPPSSLELLERLEQLRALQSGARIAVAVTQHASSGIDTPQDYAAFVRRQALRSQ
- a CDS encoding APC family permease, giving the protein MLHAVALGLGSIFGTGVYFGILEVSQISGSAILWCVAAAGLLAACNALSSAQLAAVHPVSGGTYEYGYRLLSPRMGFAAGWMFLCAKSASAATATLAIAQYLTDAAKLATSLHLPIAFGVLLLMVAVVLSGIRRSAWLNLLLVLLTVGGLGVFCVAVFSTQIPDVSVMLRPPPITSLSDLFRASALMFVAYTGYGRVATLGEEITEPARNIPRAIIGTLLCSLVVYGIVAVAVFFASAGSTHPAAESLALLAEGTASRTGLGIITFGAVSAMLGVLLNLILGLSRVVLAMARRGDLPDKFGQVASTNSQPVPAILLVGVIIGSLIAIGSPGRTWSLSALHGAAVLWPDKPRCAAA
- a CDS encoding WbqC family protein, which translates into the protein MRLGMMQPYFFPYLGYFALIAATDRWVVFDTAQYIRRGWVNRNRVLSTGAAGWKYVRVPVASGPRSRRIGDVQIAGDSGWREDMLRHLDCYRLRRAPYFDETHAFLAATLNNCGRSLCDTLVQCQSETCRFVGLKFRPEIFSQTALSHIEVTSPGGWALEVSRQLGAERYVNPPGGRGIFDVDQFEAAGVSLQILNHRLPRYDQGQSDFLPGLSIIDVLMWNGRERTRAMIDDYDIETLTSVHASRAA
- a CDS encoding plastocyanin/azurin family copper-binding protein, producing MVPILFGAGLIVQPTVFAQQHEHGDVGGDVDHHHHDHGDPPVERPRVFLDKSPRIVEYQLKRLSNAQLLLVERATDDPRYIPVYRAILVRPGLAVGMREEAADALAIMQESSVTDVLLSAVESLDPQNGDEKRVAGQLSQMLLKHPAAELSAMQQRLAQAAVSNNELARVTGMAGLIAAGNLSESNSLAGRDPAARESWLNAVTLIPDNRPLRDSVLPFLDDAQPESIRRAAINAVVAIPENRGDTFQRLAVFVSNPTLRTPAVRGLLKLPKDARDADVANTVVRTLVTFAETTPAAERTSAEFIDAMDLADQLLTEIPPELAKPYRERLRAVTVRVVRIQTVEEEMRYDTTVFAVEAGRPVQIVLFNEDLMPHNFVITRPDTMKDVALAGAALGTNPGLNGQLYVPDTPDVMYAMKMVNAGQHESLTFTAPDEPGEYPYVCTFPRHWMRMYGVMIVVTDLDEWLRNPTIPKDPLGNNRSFVKNWTIDDMPADLTDVLRGRSPEIGAKLFRDATCLGCHKLNSEGGAVGPELTDVLKRWKGDRRGILREILEPSYRIDPKYAVRVVIKLDGTTVSGLLKAEDSNSISLLVNPEVPEPVTINRDDIDEIVQSSVSMMPKALLDKFSQDEIMEILSYITP
- a CDS encoding AAA family ATPase codes for the protein MLNELLSLINSRHTLISLASTDEATEFETISEIAKELDRNLFDWSLSRGIEVYSPVTPEPAPIAGTEKPERALQHLLRQKRPLVGCFRGLAPFTTQPLVRRLLADFVAETDGERACLILLDEESLHPRVRRLAVPWRPGLPNSDELNAIVKSTYQRLKRSLSGDVSAELKKSEFEQLVLNLRGLTRSEAVQVVESIILDDQTLNTSDLQRVIDAKRRLLESAGSLESMTIDFDISEVGGLHGLKKWLAQRRGGFTEKARQFGIQPPRGVLMLGVPGCGKSLCAKAVAADWQMPLLRLDPGVLYQKYVGESENQLRQAIQQAEAMAPVVLWIDEIEKAFASAATSSADGGLSQRMFGTLLSWMQDHREPIFIVATANDISALPPELMRKGRFDEVFFIDLPGVDARRQIFSIHLKRRGRDHSQFHLDELTDASKDLTGSEIEQAIVSGLFRAFAADRELTTDDILAAVAETRPLSVLMAERIESLRAWALNRCVPAD